Below is a genomic region from Argopecten irradians isolate NY chromosome 14, Ai_NY, whole genome shotgun sequence.
ACAAAACCACAATATTTATCCTTCCTTTGAGCAGGCATCAAATGTGATTATCGGAATAACCACAtagatataagaaaaaaaaagtttatttatgCGGGAATTTTTAAAGAGCttaataaagtaaataaacaaataatcacAAAAATGGCAGTGCAGATATATATCCAGATGAAGTATATTACTTATTTGGgatatatacatgaaaaatacatttgtaatatgtcTAAACATGTACCAAAGTGTAACATATGACAGAACCAGCGTCGTAATAGGAACAATTACGTGACGTCAATAATTCACGAATGTGACCAATGTGCTGCTGACCGGTTTTtagtaaatatatcaataagtGTGATCGGGTGGTGTGTAGTAGTGATGCCGCTCGCTTTTCGCCTAGCTGACCAAGGTTAGATACATAtacccggcacggacgtgaaaaggttatgaatcacctgcccgatcaagtgggttttctccggacactccagtttcctcccacactaagaccatCGCGCGATTACATTCAGGCAGTTTGGAAATATGAAGTAAGTGTTGTCCCTGTTAGATTAAATGTAGTGGTCGCAGTTCTTCGTCGATAACTTGCAGTGGTATCACAAAGTAATATCTCAGGTGTGTGAGTCATACTGTAAAGTTGTTTAGACAAGGTGATTTGACAGGCATATAATATGTggatatgtatatttatatatcattatttaccTAAATATCCGTATGTTACGCTACATCATAATAGAATAACTTTTTATTAGTATGTATGTAGTAACCCATTGCTATCCTAGAAAGAGAACATGCCACGGACTTCATCAGTATATGTAATCATGTAGTTTCATTATAACTTAAGCGATTTGAAATAAATCGTTTTACGGGTATGAATGCAGTGCCAGTTATAATCATTTGTATACAAAATGAACTGTGCAAAGGTATGTCTCATATAATCTGGGAATACCATGACGTCAGTAAACCGGCTTCCGGGAGGTGCTAGGACTCTTTGGAGGTTTAAAGCAATGTGAATGCAGGTATGAATACATTTGATTAATTCTGTACAAAAACTTCGCTTAAAGGTACGATAGCAGTTTAAGTGAGCCGTTTTGACGCTATGTAGATAGATacacatgtacttgttatacaaacatattttcatgtttatatcTCGGGCAGATTGCAGGTATTGTAACGTTAGGTAAAAAGAAAGTAAAACTATGTTGTGATTTACAAGCAAGTGTTTCAAAGTGCTGTATCGTGTTTATTTTTATTGCTATGGCGACAActtttatataatcatataattatatgttgtatgtgtcCGAATTGGCGGAAAACTGACATGTTATTTTGTCAActgtaatctattgaaaaccatggGGTTTAACGAATGATGTAAACACAAATGATGCCTTATTAACGTTattaaaaacacaaacattatgCAATGtaaattttttgttgttatgcCAGATGtagtttagatggaaacatacctgcaaaAACACtctacaattactaataacactgtaaaaatgttcCATGAAAATGCAGAAAACagtttggcttcatggtctgaccgtatgtactcattgtAGTGcactgtatatgttatataatgaaTTTGGCAGTTAATCATTTTCTTTGtacttgtacatttgtacttgtaacattaaaaactatgcattgaaagtattgtaattttcaGAATGTTGTTAACTTTTTGTGGTGAAGAACATATTAAAAACTTATTTGTAAGTATGCGAAATATGTCACATATAACTTAAACATTTTGAAAGGAGAAGTTAATCAGTGAGTTAATCATTCAATGAAAACATTACGTGAATATTCCTTAcacattaatatttttattgacagTTTAGTAactcatttatttatttcacagaAATCATATATCAGTTTTAAAACGATGATGGCCTATTCTGACGAATGCTATTTGAGTCCGGAGTCACCTGGGGCTGAACGCCAGCATGTATGTAACTGTCCATATTGCCTCGACGAAAGAGGCGAGTCCAGCACTCGCTCCCCTCTAGAACTTCCTCCAGCTGCCTGTCACAGCAGTTCCGACTTCTTTTCACCAGAGGAAAACTTTGTCGATAGAAACATACAACTCACTGCGTCAGAGGTAGAAAGTTGTGAAATGATCGAGCAAGAACCAATTACACCTCGCTCTTGTCGTCCTAATGCATTCCATTCTGAAGATGTCCTAATTGAAAGACATCTTCAAGATATTCAATTGAATCTGgtaagacattttagtgaaaatGAACAAAATCCGCAACATGTGTCACAACATCATGTACTCCAAGTGTTTGGGACGAATGTCACGATGACAAGAGAACAGACAACACCGATTTGTGACCATAACAACATTTCACGACATAAGAATGTTGCAACACAAACACCGTCATGTCGACTAAATCATATTAATTCGAACGTATCGTCTAAATCATTTTATAGACATGTTACAAAGAGTTTCGAGAGACGGTTCGCAAACTTGCGCCCAGCAAGCCGGCATCAGCTGTCGGCAAATGAAGAGGCGTGTGATACATATAGTGAGGCTTCAAATGGGGATTTCTTTACGTGGAGGTTGCCTTTTCGAAAATACAATGTCCTTCCACCGTCTCGACATGTTTATGGAGATTGTGTTCGGTGTCAGTCCACTGATGCGCCATCAATAGGTACACAAACAATTCGCTCCTGTCAGTGCTGCCATTGTAGATCATCACGTGGGGGAACATCTAATTCAGGTTCAATGCTTCGGCCTCTGGTGTCTTACCATGACTATGAAGTTAAACGGGGAAGGGCATGTATGACTATGTGGCAAAAGATAGGATTATGTATCCCGATTATAATGATTTTGTGGCTTTTGTTTTTCGTCGCGGAAAATACCTTTAAAAAGTTTTACTCATGATATATCTTTTTTCATTGTAGTAATAGAGTTGGAAAAACATTATTGATTTTTCCCGCATCTTCTTAACTGTTGGCAACAATGATCCTTACCTACGATATCAggtatatttttgaataagGACACGTAATTCAGATAAACATAATGGTTATCTAAAACTAGAACTTACAATTCAATTTGTGAAGAAAAGAATGtgatcattatttttatatcgctgaatatatttatttatttatttttatgaagaATAAAAATGTGCTAACTATtaagaaaatatgtaaatgttgtttttgtgtcaTCATTCAGCATTTCTGTTTGAACTGTTTACATTGACATTCAtgtataaataacaatattaatCATATACAATAGCATGAAAATCAAAACGTTTGGTGATCGAGTGGTTTACTAATGGTGAatgcctttcacctagccgacCGGGTTCGATTTCCGGTACGAACGCGGAAAGGGCCACCTGCCCGAAACGTGGGCGTTCTCCGGACAATCAAGTTTCCTACCATCGTAAAAGCCTTTGCGAGCTTATATCATCGCCAACAAAAAGTTAATGTTTTGTGAAGGTAATTACTTGAATATGTATTTGTCGTTTCTGTTTCCTATCCCGAtccaaaacaaaacatggcgaCAAGATGTCGACATTATTGCAAATATGTTTGTCTTTCGACGCATATGCTGAAAAGCGATCTGTTTTCTCTCAGTGtctattacagtaaaaccataCGGGATACTTGGCTGCAAGACAAATAAACATCACAGCTAATTAATGTCAATTGtgataataaaatgatttatttgttcATGCTTCTTCTATTATATCAGAATTGAAGGAATAATGAAAAACTGTTCCTAACTTTATAGTTAAAcctcgatgtttcgaagttcAAAGGACCGACTTTTTTATCGTGATGCAATTCATCGAGTGTCAATTACCTATGGTTCGTAACAATTGCCCCGTAAAGAAACTTCGATTCACATAAAACTTGGATTCATACATTGGTTTGTTAGTAATATTAAGTAGTAAAGAACCTATTCGGAACCAagcaaaaagttcgatacagcgagaaattcaaTTCACTGGAGATCGAATCATGGAGGAATGACTGTATATTGAAACATTAAGTATGGCTTCTACTTCAAACCTTTATCAAATATGGTAGAAACACTAAACCTTGAATTACGTAAATTCGTTAAAATGGAGTATTATAATTATTCCGAGTGTTAAAAGCCCTATATCTATAAATGGCATGATAACGTATAGAAGTACAGATATTTTAGACGAAGAAGGagacaatgatgatgataatggtgatgattaTGATGTTGATGTCAATCTTGATTATAACTGAatttataatatgtaataattaatgtttatttgttttcatactaaatccgactttctgattgacATATTCTTTTTCGAAAACCTCCAAGACTGGCGCGAAAACAcgacgttattatgacgtcacaatagtgacgtcgacgttgcgtattgattcagaaaaaaaaatccatttgaaaataaatggaatcgtacgtttaaacgtatttcatattatcaagtagtctgaaaaatcaattataagaATAGATTTAACTATTTTtgacttcatcgggttatgaaataaattttgtttgcaaatttttgtgagaatccgctactcggattcacacagtttgcaaacaaaatgtctttcataccccgatggaGTTAAAAATGCTTACATCAGTTCTTGAATAAagattaaaacaataaattgtgACATACCATTTCAGCCTATCACTGCTCTTTAAATGTAGTGTTTGAACTCACAACAATGTACACCAAAATGACCAGTTGACCCCCAATATGAAGGAGATGAAAAGAAGACTTGGTAATAAAATCAAcataatgctaggtttacactatgttctcGGCGatcacggtagccccgtttgcccgaaacgtggtgcgccgtggaattttggctatttttgtctctgtattcaagttgagctaggtcttgtgaagttttgccacggtcttttacggatgaCGTCATGGACCGTGGATATtcgggaaagtgctgttccgggaggttaaaggtacactacggctttagcacggtctatcaaggataccactacgttctcactaggcctgttacgatctgatgaggtctgctacgttttacacgttttgatcaagctccgatacgtttttcatggtccgccaaggcttactagggatgaaagtctgataccGGGATTTTTttgaagcaaatgaaacaatatttattgccgaaaatgtcatttcaaacacattttaattagaaattaaatttggtatgaatatataaatattatagccaagtgtttttACGCCATTGTTTTCTGTAATGGTTAATCACTTAATCtgtcttttgcaataatagcttttgtataatttgatggttttaatgtgtttgataatgactatttctgtttaataatacaaataatccatgaagtagcaaatatgtaccaggccaggcaatgatacttcATCAGATATTGGTTGCAACGTAAaaccgtaataagacgtaacacgccgtatcacgtcgggctttcaatcgctacaagccgtgatgtgccttgacagaacgtaTCGAAACGGTTATCATCCACCTTAGCTTtccgtcaaaaccttgacaaaccttgacaaaacggcacaaaacgtgcagccaatctgcatcaaccgtgataaaacgtggaaaaaacgcaacagaatgtcacaaaacttgaaatcaccgttaGATTCCGGgaaacgtgcttgctgcccgttccaccacggaccgtctggaagttttgttacggcctcacacgcattgttacgttttgttacgtcaatcccgttttatgacgtcctgtggcgtttaccatctgtaccgtgactgccgtggcaaattttttgacagtttaaaaatctggcacggcatccaaggtaatcacgaccgctcacgtttgtctatcacgtccttctgcgttgtctcaagttgtctcgcggtcaccacgttttgtccacggtggcccgaaacggggctgccgtggccgccgggaacatagtgtaaacctagcataaacatTCCATATCAGTTTAGACACGTATATAGTCGTCAGTCATCTTCAACATAACAGAAACTTCATATAGCAGAACAGCCACTCTCAAATCAcactttgttttattgttacaaatgattaattgcattgGTTTAAAAcgttaaatttgtttttaacaatGAAATTACGGTCAAATAGAAcaagcaatatatatatgtatctttcCTGTCAGACGACGGTGAGTCAAACCAAGTACAAGTTCACGTGATTTACCTCCCTTGATAGTCATTATATTAGAACGTCAGGATGTCTAGCAGTAATTTAAATGGAGATACAGTCGATTTTGTGTCATACGTTCTGTTACTGTTTTCCCAGTTTGAAGCCTTTCgaatcatttgttttatttattaattgatGTGTGTAATTTGTTTTACCAGTATCAGgaacaaaatacattgttgtaacatatgaaatgaacagaTGTTATATCataatttctaatatttttcattacattgtagtATGACTAATTCCAGAAATGACAAAACCATAACATATAGTAATAGTTACACACTTTTAACCCGTTGTATTCACTCAGAACAGAAGCTTATGATACCATTTTAACATAAACATTGCAACCGAAAGATAATGTCTGGAAATATGAGTCCAAATCTCTTCATGTTACAATCTTTATTTGCACAACATCGGACTCAACATTCTTGTGTAATAAACAAACAGACGTTGTATAATTTCGATAATCTTTATATTTTACCCTTATTATCTACAGACAATGCTTAAGTACCCCGACAGGTCATTGTCATGACGTCGACAAAATGACATCATACACACttgtgtattatttttataatattatcattCCCGGAATTACATAATGACCTCGTTTCCCGGTATTTTTAGCAGCCTTATACTTAAAATGCTTGCACCATACCTCACTGAGCAGAACAATTATACACAGAGAGAAACAATTTCCTGGTTGATAACATGAAACATGTCCAAAGCGGTACAGAGTCGTTTAACTCGCGTCTTTCATGTTAGTGTTTTAACAAATTTCGTGTTACTAGCTGCATTAGTTGTACTATATATAGTTCGTCAGACAGTCAACAATCGGTCGCCACCGGACGCAACAGCGGCGCCGGAAATTGGCGCCCAAACAGAAATTGCGGGGCAAATATGTCTGCCGTGTGACTTCCGGGGAAAGGAGACAGTTGCTACGCTGTATGAGTTTGTACTGAAGACTGAAGACAATGATACCCTTTGTTGTTTACAGTCTGACGACCGTCTCCAGGAAGTTATCCTACAGGTGAGTGGATCAGGAGGATATAAAACATTACCCTAACAACTCAAAACATGTATCGAGGATAATTGTATACATTGCTGATACATTTAATAAAGAGATTGTCGacatttaaaatgtttctgaaaatagtcatcagatttaaaataaattatgagTTTCTTATAGTCTACATGTAAATTAAACTATGTTGATATGCTCACCATTAAGCCTTGATACAGTATAACCGCTTATGTCTTACCTAGATCCCAGTCAATTTCGGCATAAAGGTATGGTATTTTACTTCTTGTAcaaattcaacattttttttaataatttaaattttattttatttacactaAACGTTTTGTTTAGTTTACGCTCTATGTGTTTGCACTTGTATAGCTAGAAGATCGCAACAGATACGGACGGCGTCCTAATCAAGACGAGCGTAAGTTTCCATTTTATTCACATGTCTTGAtcttttgtatttctatatCATGAATTTCAAACTAAACTTTCTTATAGCTAAAATTGAAGTACACATCTTACCTTATATTTCCTGCATCACAGCATGCATTTCAACGTCTGgcaaaaatatttgatatgacCAGCTACTAAGATTGATCTACTATAGTTattatttccttatttttttttttttttttttttactttatttctaaatattgcTTTGATATTTGTGGATGgatttaaaatcatcaaaacgcTGTCTTTAATTCCAGGGCCACTCCACTGGTGGACGGGGAGAAATTTCGCCGCACATCTTTACGCTAATGATATCCACCCTGGTCAAAGTAAGTACATTGTAGATCTCTCTCTAGGTCTCACTTCAGTTTATCCCTGATTATGCTAATAGCATGTTGATacgaaattaaaaacaaatatattttgtaatgattACTGTTATTTCCATAGATGTATCATGGAGCCTGCGGGACAGCAGTACCTCGTTCCTACGGAACCTGACATTGAGTACTGACGGGAGGAAGCTCTCTGTTCCTGCCATGGCAGGTGCAGGAATGTACTTCGTCTATGCTCTGTATACATTTGACTTCAGGACCGCCGCCACCACCGTTCCAGCCCCAACAGGTGTCCACAACATCTACAAGGATCGTCCCAGTATCATCAACAGTGAGAGGAAGAGGCTCTGGACCGCCAAGTTCGGAGGAGATACCACAGAGAGACGTCAGACAAGCTTCCTCTGTGGAATTATCCACCTGAACATgtatgataccatagaaaccgAGGCCATCTCATTCGTACCTGGACAAGATTGTACAACTAAATATATCGACAGATCGCCGTATTCTAACTATTTTGGaatgtttaaactattagaTTTGTCATGACTCTCaaaattgatgttattttttgtttcctttGTATTGAAAAATctgaattcattaaaaatagGTATATACCgaatttagttttttttgtctaaaacaGCTATATTTTAGAACtggatcttttattttttttaaatcattcaaCTAATTTTAGTTCACATTCTAAAATTACATCAAATAAATGAGAGAAAGCGATAATGAATGCAGGTTTTTACTTTTACAAGACTTTTGCATTTTTCATTAAAGCAACatacaaagaaaataagaaCTCAATCATATTGGATATTTCATGCACTCACATATATAGCACCGAGTTATTGCAAATATTGAGACTACAGAAGTCGCCAACGTAATACAATTTATACTTTAAAacacaaatgtaaataaatgtatatggtTTTCGTTGATATCTTCTTTAAAATTTTCACATCTCTCAAgttcacaaaattaaaaatcaacatGCATTAAGATTTTAACGTCCACAGTTCATTATTATCAATTCGCCATCAGAAAGTACGGTGAGAGTGTTCCTCAGTCGACGGTACATTAC
It encodes:
- the LOC138307951 gene encoding uncharacterized protein gives rise to the protein MQKSYISFKTMMAYSDECYLSPESPGAERQHVCNCPYCLDERGESSTRSPLELPPAACHSSSDFFSPEENFVDRNIQLTASEVESCEMIEQEPITPRSCRPNAFHSEDVLIERHLQDIQLNLVRHFSENEQNPQHVSQHHVLQVFGTNVTMTREQTTPICDHNNISRHKNVATQTPSCRLNHINSNVSSKSFYRHVTKSFERRFANLRPASRHQLSANEEACDTYSEASNGDFFTWRLPFRKYNVLPPSRHVYGDCVRCQSTDAPSIGTQTIRSCQCCHCRSSRGGTSNSGSMLRPLVSYHDYEVKRGRACMTMWQKIGLCIPIIMILWLLFFVAENTFKKFYS
- the LOC138307560 gene encoding uncharacterized protein — encoded protein: MSKAVQSRLTRVFHVSVLTNFVLLAALVVLYIVRQTVNNRSPPDATAAPEIGAQTEIAGQICLPCDFRGKETVATLYEFVLKTEDNDTLCCLQSDDRLQEVILQLEDRNRYGRRPNQDERPLHWWTGRNFAAHLYANDIHPGQNVSWSLRDSSTSFLRNLTLSTDGRKLSVPAMAGAGMYFVYALYTFDFRTAATTVPAPTGVHNIYKDRPSIINSERKRLWTAKFGGDTTERRQTSFLCGIIHLNMYDTIETEAISFVPGQDCTTKYIDRSPYSNYFGMFKLLDLS